The following are encoded in a window of Candidatus Neomarinimicrobiota bacterium genomic DNA:
- a CDS encoding DUF1330 domain-containing protein, whose product MTDQKPFYMLNALWFKQDDGYKGYNQYMKAALPIVTKYGGRPVTDLYLPEQDIIGEFDADLIYFVEWPSWDVFNTFARDPEYLKIRHLREESITKSLLIRCSKLQ is encoded by the coding sequence ATGACTGATCAAAAACCATTTTATATGCTAAACGCCCTCTGGTTTAAACAGGATGACGGCTATAAGGGGTATAATCAATATATGAAAGCAGCACTGCCAATTGTGACCAAATATGGTGGGCGGCCCGTTACAGATTTATATCTCCCCGAACAGGACATAATCGGCGAATTTGATGCGGACTTAATCTATTTTGTTGAATGGCCCAGTTGGGATGTATTCAATACTTTTGCAAGGGATCCCGAATATTTAAAGATTCGTCACCTTCGTGAAGAATCTATTACTAAATCGCTATTAATTCGTTGTTCTAAATTGCAGTAA
- a CDS encoding SDR family NAD(P)-dependent oxidoreductase produces MNKKVFITGASSGIGEYLAYAYAKQNYFIGLAARRGDLLESVVSKCKELGGDGKAYPLDVLDADACKSAIDDFISLPGEVDTIYANAGVGSPDALSSGSAKTMNHILSINILGVTNSVMPFIPHLKLQKSGKIVVVSSVASFRGVGHHSAYSGSKAAVRNISQGWRSALYKYGISVTAICPGFIKSEMTNDNEMPMPFLLETNEAVKKIIRAVEKKKKVFIFPWQMRFFMVPLMRHAPDWIMRKLGI; encoded by the coding sequence ATGAATAAAAAAGTATTTATCACAGGCGCCAGTAGCGGAATTGGGGAATACCTAGCTTATGCTTACGCAAAACAAAATTATTTTATTGGACTTGCTGCCCGTCGAGGAGACCTTCTTGAATCAGTGGTTTCTAAATGTAAAGAATTAGGTGGGGACGGAAAAGCATATCCATTAGATGTATTGGATGCTGATGCTTGCAAATCAGCTATCGATGATTTTATCTCTCTTCCAGGTGAAGTTGATACCATCTATGCCAATGCCGGTGTGGGTAGCCCCGATGCATTGAGTTCCGGCAGCGCAAAAACAATGAACCATATATTGAGCATCAATATTTTGGGTGTTACCAATTCTGTCATGCCCTTCATACCACATTTAAAATTGCAAAAAAGTGGAAAGATCGTTGTAGTCAGCTCAGTGGCGAGCTTCCGCGGCGTAGGTCATCATTCGGCATATAGCGGATCAAAAGCTGCTGTAAGGAATATTTCCCAAGGATGGCGGTCTGCTCTCTACAAATATGGTATTTCCGTTACAGCTATTTGTCCGGGATTCATTAAAAGTGAAATGACGAATGATAATGAGATGCCCATGCCATTTTTACTCGAAACGAATGAAGCAGTAAAAAAGATAATTCGAGCTGTAGAGAAAAAGAAAAAAGTATTTATTTTCCCCTGGCAAATGCGGTTTTTTATGGTGCCATTAATGAGGCATGCACCTGATTGGATTATGCGGAAATTGGGAATATAG